From the Trueperaceae bacterium genome, the window GTTGCACCTGACGCTCCGCACCGTCGCGGAGGCCGTCGCCCAGGACCTGGCGTCGGCGGGGGCGCGGGCGGTGAGCGTCGGGGGGGTCCCCCGGTACGTCGGTGCGGTCGACGCGACGTGCGGCGCGGTGTACGTCACGTGCGGGGGGACGTCGGGCGTCGCGACGGTGACGTACGCCTCGAGCCTGCACGCCGAGGTGCTCGGGGGGCTGGGGGCCGCCTGCCGGCAGGTGCGCTACACCCGGACCGACCGCGTCGTGTACCGCCAGGACGTCCCCTGCGGCGCGACGTTCGACGTCGCGCCGGGCTTCGGGGACCGGCTCGCGCGGGGGGTGGACGCGCTGGCCCTGACGTTCACCTGCGCCGAACCGGACGCGAGCGGCGCGGTCGTCGAAACGGCCGACCCCACCACGTGCCCCGTCGGCGTGCGCGCCGCCCGCGTCGAGGTGTCCGGGACCGGCCCGTCGGGCGGGCGCACGGACACCGTGACCCTGGAGGTCGGCATGCCGAACGCACGAGGCCGAGGCCTCGGAGAGGAGACGCCATGAGGCGCGCGAGCCGACGTACGACCGTCCCCACCGGCCGGGGAGGCCTGCGCGACACGCGCGGGTTCCTGCTGGTGACGGTGGTGATCACGAGCCTGGTGTTGGTGGTGCTGGTCCTGGGCGCGGCGTTCGTGGCGCGCCTCGACCGGCAGGCGGCGGTGGAGCAACGCCGCGGCACGGGGGCGTACTACGTCGCGAAGGCGGGGATGGCGCACCTGGAGTCGGCGATGCTGCACGCGCTGCACGACGCCTTCGTCGCGTCGGGCGGCGCCGGCGGGAGCGGGCCCGGGACGGCCGGTGACCCGTGCGGGGTCGGGATCGAGGACGGGCTCGATTTCGGGGACGGCGTGCGGCTGTCGCCGAGCGACGCCGCGACGCGCCACGAGGCGACGTTCGAGCTGGAGGGGGGCGGCACGTACGACCTGTCGTACGGGGTCGAAGGGCCCCTGCTGTTGTTGCGGTCGGTGGGAAGCGACGGCGTGGCCCGCGCCACGGTGGACGTCGTCGCGACGGTCGGGGAGGGCGCCGCCTCGGTGTGGGACAACGCCCTCGTCGCGGGGACGTTGACGCCGGGGGCGGCGGGCGGGCTGGCGGGCACGATCGGCGTGTACGGCTCGATCCACATCATCGCGGGCGACGCGACGGTGGATACCGACGTCGACCTGACCGGCAACGCCGGCGTGTTCAACACGTACGCCGGGAAGGGCGACCCGCAGACCGACGTCCAGAGCGACGCGAACGCGGTGTTCGCCGACGATGCTCTGCGCTACCAGGACCTCTGTACGCGCGTGAAGATGGCGTCGGGGGACCTCGAGGTCGGGGCCCTCAACAGCGCCGCCGGCACCCGCGTCGGGGCGGCGGGCACGACGGAGGGCGTCCCGAACGCGATTGAGGGGATCTACCTCGACCTGGAGGCGGGGGATCACGCGGTGCGCTCGAAGGGCGAGGCGATCGACCCCGTCGCCGAACCCTACGTGTTCGTCCGCAACCCCGTCCTGGACTACGAGGCGTTCGCGTACACGTCGCTACCGAGCCTGGAGGACGCCGGCCACCCGCCCACCGAGGCGGCGGGCGTGCCGGTGCGGCGGGTGACCGCCGCGACGTGCCCGTGGATCGGTACGCAGGGGGGCGTGACCGCCCTGCGCCTCCCGCCCGACGACCCGAGCGCGGCGTGCGCCGACGAGGCCGGCGATCCAGTGTTCGCGTGGGACGCGGCGAACGACGTGCTCGAGGTGGTGCCCGCCGGACCGACGCCGGTCGCGTTCCCGGGGGCCGGTCTGGACGTGACGGGCGACGTCGCGTACCGCGGGGAGACGACCTGGTTCTTCGGGGCGGACGGCGCGGGCGGCGACCCGGCGTTCACCGCCGACGCCGTGCTGGGAGCGGCGCTCCGCCCGGCGGACGGCGACTACCTGACGGGGTCGGCGCTGGGCATCGTGACGAACGGCGACGTGACCGTCGACGCCGGACCGAACGACGTGGTCGCCGCGATGCTCTACGCCGCCGACACCGTCGACGTGGCAAAACAAACGACGATCTTCGGGACGGTGGTCGGGGAGACCGTCGTGATGCAGCAGGTGCCGCGCATCGCGACGAACCGGGCGCTGCCGGGCGTCGCGGCGACGTTGGGGATGCCCGGCGCGAACGAGGTGCAGGCGCCCGGCACCTTCCGCGTCCTCAGCGAGGAGCGCCGCTGAGCAGGGAGCCCACGACGGCGTCCGCCGCCCCGGCCAAGGGGCGGCGGACGCGTTTCGGGAGCGACCGAAACGGGGTGGGGGCGTGCCGGCGGGGAGGAGGCCCCGCGGCGGCGGGCCGGGCTCGGCCCGGCGGCGTCCTCAGGCGGGGACCTGGGTGGCCGCCTGGATCGCTTCGACGAACTGCTTCTTGGGTTGCGCCCCGAGGAGGCGCGCGTCGTTGCGTTCGCCGATGATGGTGTCGGGCACGCTGCTGATCTTGTAGGTGCGGCTCAGCACCGGGTACTCGTTCGCTTCGACGCCCTCGGCGATGATCGACTCGTTGCTCATGGCGAGATCGAAGATCGTGAGGACCGCCTGCGGGCAGTACGGGCAGGTGGGCGTGACGAACGTCTGCAGCGTCAACGGCGCGTCGAGGTCGCCGACCTTGTCCTCGCGCTCCTCGGCGGGGCCGCCCAGCATCCGGATGGTCTCGAGGAGGGTGGTGAACTCGTACCCGCTCGGGAGGCCGGTGAAGCGGAGGTTCGTGCGGGTCTCGCCCTTGCGGCGGAACAGCGTCGTCGGGGCGCGGGTGATGCCGGCCTCCTGGGCCTCCGCGTCGTCGGCGAGGGCGGCCTCGACGACGTGGATCTTGTCGTTGAGCTCGGCGAGTTCGTGCAGCAGTTCGAGGGTCTCGTCCTGGTAGCCCGTGGCGTCCTGTCCGGGGATCACGACGTCCCCGCCGGTCAGGACCTTCAGTTCGACCTCCTGCTCGAGGTCGGCCAGCATCGGAATGACCTGTTCCTTGACGTCGTCGGTGAGTAGCGGCATGGGTGCTCTCCTTCGGGGCCTCGGGGGCCGGGGCTGCGCGGCCCGAACGGCCTCCGCAGCGCAACTGTGAAGAGGGTAGCACATACCCCCCGAGGGTATGCAACGGGGGCGAACGTCCCCCCCCGGTGCTACCGTGACGCCATGCGCGACGGTCGCGACCCCGACGCCCTCCGCCCCCTCGCCCTCGACGTCGGCCGGCACCGCTGGGCGGAGGGCTCCGCCGACCTCACCTGGGGCGACACGCACGTCCGCGCCACCGTCACCCTCGACCCCGGCCTCCCCCCGCACCTCCGCGGCACGAAGTCGCGCAGCGGCTGGCTCACCGCGGAGTACGCGCTGCTGCCCCGCGCCACCGAGACGCGCCGCGGACGCGAACGCCTCTACGCCGGCGGGCGCAGCCAGGAGATCCAACGGCTCCTGGGGCGCGCCCTGCGGGCCGCCTGGGACCTGACGGCGTTCCCCAAGACGACGTTGATCGTCGACGTCGACGTCCTGCAGGCGGACGGCGGGACGCGCTGCGCCGGCGTCGTCGCCGGCTTCGCCGCCCTGCACGACCTCGCCGACCGCGGCGTCCGCGACGGCCGCCTGAGCGAATGGCCGCTCCGCCACGAGGTCGGCGCCGTCAGCGTCGGCCTCCTGGACGGCGCGATGGTCACCGACCTCGACTACCGCGAGGACGACGCCGCCGACCTCGACCTGAACGTCGTCGCCACCGCCGACGGACGCCTCATCGAGGTGCAGGGCGGCAGCGAACGCGGCCCCCTCGACCCCGAACGCTACGTCGCCCTCGTGGGGCGCGGCGTCGCCGCGGTCCCCCGCGTCCTCGACGCCATCCGGCCCGCCCTCGCGGGCGGAGGGGTCCGGTGAGCGCCGCCCTCGTCCTCGCCACCGGCAACCCCGGCAAGGTCCAGGAACTCCGCGCGGCGCTCGCCGGCGGGGCGACGACCGTGCACGCCCTCGCCGACCTCGCGCCGGACGCGCCGCCCCCACCCCCCGAGGACGCCCCCGACTACGCCGGCAACGCCGCGATCAAGGCCCGGCACGCCGCGGCGCACACCGGCCTTCCCGCCCTCGCCGACGACGCCGGCCTCGAGGTCGACGCGTTGGGCGGCCGGCCCGGCGTCCGGTCGGCGCGCTACGGCGGCCCCGGCCTCGACGACGCCGGCCGCGTCGCCCGTCTCCTGCACGAGCTCGACGGCGTCCCCGACGCGGAGCGCGGCGCGCGCTTCGTCGCCGTCCTCGCCCTCGCCACCCCCGACGGCACCGTGCACGCCACCTTCGACGGGCGCTGCGAGGGCCGCATCCTGCACGCCCCCGAGGGGGACGCCGGTTTCGGCTACGACCCGGTCTTCTTCGCGCACGATCTCGGACGGGGGTTCGGGGTCGCCGCCCCCGCCGACAAACGCCGCGTCAGCCACCGCGCCCGCGCCCTCGCCGCCTTCACCGCCTGGTGGGACGGCCCGGAGGGCCGCGCGCTGCGCGCGGCCCCCTCCGTCACGCACCCCTGACCGGGCAGGCCCTAGGATGACGTCACGCGGGCGCCCCGGCGCGCCCCCGAACGAGGAGGCCCCATGCACGCACCCGTCCCCACCCCACGCCACCGCGCGGCGCCCATCGCCCGCGCCGCCATGACCCTCGCGCTGCTGCTCGCCGCGGCGTTCGCCGCCGCCCAGGCGCCGCTGCCCGCCGACGCGCAAGCGCCCTACGACGCCGCCCGCGACGCCATGCGCCAAGCGATCGCCGACGACGTCCCGCCCTACCCCGACCAGCCCGCCTGGCGCGAGGCGACCCTGCAGGCGCGCCGCGCCGTCGACGCCGCCCCCGACGACCCCCGCACCCTCGGCCTGCTCGCCGAGGTGTACGCCCGCAGCACCTTCCACGTCCGCGCGTGGGAGGCCTGGCAGG encodes:
- a CDS encoding thioredoxin family protein; translated protein: MPLLTDDVKEQVIPMLADLEQEVELKVLTGGDVVIPGQDATGYQDETLELLHELAELNDKIHVVEAALADDAEAQEAGITRAPTTLFRRKGETRTNLRFTGLPSGYEFTTLLETIRMLGGPAEEREDKVGDLDAPLTLQTFVTPTCPYCPQAVLTIFDLAMSNESIIAEGVEANEYPVLSRTYKISSVPDTIIGERNDARLLGAQPKKQFVEAIQAATQVPA
- the rph gene encoding ribonuclease PH produces the protein MRDGRDPDALRPLALDVGRHRWAEGSADLTWGDTHVRATVTLDPGLPPHLRGTKSRSGWLTAEYALLPRATETRRGRERLYAGGRSQEIQRLLGRALRAAWDLTAFPKTTLIVDVDVLQADGGTRCAGVVAGFAALHDLADRGVRDGRLSEWPLRHEVGAVSVGLLDGAMVTDLDYREDDAADLDLNVVATADGRLIEVQGGSERGPLDPERYVALVGRGVAAVPRVLDAIRPALAGGGVR
- a CDS encoding non-canonical purine NTP pyrophosphatase, giving the protein MSAALVLATGNPGKVQELRAALAGGATTVHALADLAPDAPPPPPEDAPDYAGNAAIKARHAAAHTGLPALADDAGLEVDALGGRPGVRSARYGGPGLDDAGRVARLLHELDGVPDAERGARFVAVLALATPDGTVHATFDGRCEGRILHAPEGDAGFGYDPVFFAHDLGRGFGVAAPADKRRVSHRARALAAFTAWWDGPEGRALRAAPSVTHP